The bacterium genome includes the window GCAGACTCTGGTCCCCATAACCGAAGGGATCATTGAGAGGCGCAAGCAGAACATGGAAATGATAAAGCTGAAATACGAATCAGGCCGCGAACACATCGGCGCGCTTGAGCTTGCCGAAGCGGACTATGCTCAAGCTCGATACGACCTCCGCAATGCCAGGCGGGACATCTCCTCTGCGCAGTATGCGCTCAGGAAGGAGCTGGGATGGCCGAGCGACGTCCCGATCGTGGCCAAGGGCAAATTCGATCTCATGAACCCTCTGGATAAAAAACCCGACCTCAGGACGATCGCGGACAGCCATCCAGCCGTGAAGACGGTCTCGGCTGAGAAGGAGTCGGCCAAGTACGAGATCGGGGCTGCAAAGGCCGAGTTCTTTCCAACGTTCGGCCTCACCGCCGAAGCGGGAAAGGTCGGATTCGGAGGATTCCAGAGCGACAACGGTTGGACGGTCAACGTCAACGCCTCCCTTCCGATATTCGAAGGGGGCCAGCAGATCGCCAACACCAGGAGGGCCAAGGCGAGACTCATGGAGCTCTCGTCGACCGAGAAGAGCGAATATGACGGCGTCCTCTCCGGGCTCGACAGCGCATGGCAGGCGTTGGACGACGCGGTGGAGCTCCGCTCGGTGCAGGAAAAATATCTAAAGGCCAACGAGACCCGCGCGAAGATCGCGAGGGCCCAGTATGCCAACGGCCTTCTCATCTTCGACAACTGGGTGATAATCGAGGACAACTACGTGAGGTCGCAGAAAACCTATGTGGACGCCCAGGC containing:
- a CDS encoding TolC family protein, translating into MKKVSTIILTAISILICPPLYASDAVVLSWSDCLREAAKNNPQLAASSQQIEQKKAEKRMAIAPMLPQISGQASAGKAGDLSGGPQRDNNTYSATGDQLLFDGFKTYNEYKSAEQNISASQHSYTAASSEVRYNLRTAFVNLLRAQTLVPITEGIIERRKQNMEMIKLKYESGREHIGALELAEADYAQARYDLRNARRDISSAQYALRKELGWPSDVPIVAKGKFDLMNPLDKKPDLRTIADSHPAVKTVSAEKESAKYEIGAAKAEFFPTFGLTAEAGKVGFGGFQSDNGWTVNVNASLPIFEGGQQIANTRRAKARLMELSSTEKSEYDGVLSGLDSAWQALDDAVELRSVQEKYLKANETRAKIARAQYANGLLIFDNWVIIEDNYVRSQKTYVDAQAAMCAAEAAWIRAKGEALENE